In one Drosophila albomicans strain 15112-1751.03 chromosome X, ASM965048v2, whole genome shotgun sequence genomic region, the following are encoded:
- the LOC117574569 gene encoding mucin-5AC, which translates to MQPAKRSITMELQLQQLRGQQLRSIILFILAMISAVNANGDWMFNDEQAAGAQYAKLFGQVTGDANNNNNPTQEQFGPFQYQYVDYQPNCKPGGEPVCATNGVKFFRFENICKLEAENMKMLFQYGTELEPTELARCMPDCENIKCTTKYAPICAAPETGPHQGQGVTFANECEVRRRECVSKETQRFLNRGPCHQLKSKSKSKSKSKRKYRRRSTTIAPTESSTATATVTTTSQLPRTEAPRTTTTTSTTTPVPMQFHEYRSHVNPGVSVARAVNAYSVYNIPDVGEDYNEITDSSLSVYLPGVGTVTDTPPSTTTTTTTTTTTTPKPTTSTTTGLPYTSSTVETTLAPPTTTTAKTTYSFFFVPYGTTSTTTEQSSTTEKVASKPIIKATSKVVDNPTSKAENNSIIKATSKVVGNPTMKAVESTTRKAAAKASIKPTNKAVKSLSSSTENSSTTEEAVNSTTPKPNNNTKAIVDINTKSANATETPFKVINKNGTSTAKPIANPKPIPKPALQKTEK; encoded by the exons ATGCAACCAGCAAAGAGATCAATAACAATGgaactacaactgcaacaacttcGAGGACAACAACTTCGTAgtataatactttttatactCGCCATGATATCAGCTGTCAATGCTAATGGTGACTGGATGTTTAATGATGAGCAAGCGGCGGGTGCTCAGTATGCCAAACTCTTTGGCCAGGTGACCGGCGatgcaaataacaataataatccGACACAGGAGCAATTTGGACCCTTTCAATATCAATATGTGGACTATCAACCCAATTGCAAGCCAGGCGGTGAGCCTGTGTGTGCCACAAACGGTGTGAAATTCTTTCGCTTCGAGAACATTTGCAAATTGGAGGCGGAAAATATGAAGATGCTCTTTCAATATGGCACAG AATTGGAACCCACCGAGCTGGCACGTTGTATGCCCGACTGTGAGAACATTAAATGCACCACGAAATATGCACCGATTTGTGCGGCACCCGAGACCGGACCACATCAGGGACAGGGCGTCACCTTTGCCAATGAGTGCGAGGTGCGACGACGTGAATGCGTCAGCAAAGAGA CTCAACGCTTTCTCAACCGTGGACCTTGCCATCAGCtgaagtccaagtccaagtccaagtcgaaGAGCAAACGCAAGTACAGACGTCGCAGCACAACAATTGCACCGACCGAGAGCAgcacagcgacagcgacagtgACGACAACCAGCCAATTGCCGCGAACCGAAGCACCGcgaacgacaacaacaaccagcacAACGACGCCGGTGCCAATGCAATTTCACGAGTACCGAAGCCATGTGAATCCGGGTGTTTCGGTAGCGCGTGCCGTTAACGCCTACAGTGTGTACAACATACCCGATGTGGGTGAGGATTATAACGAGATTACCGACTCCAGCTTGTCGGTATATTTACCAGGGGTGGGCACTGTCACCGATACGCcgcccagcaccacaacaaccacaacaacgacaacaacaacgacaccGAAACCTACAACGTCGACGACAACAGGTCTACCATACACCAGTTCTACTGTGGAAACCACTTTGGCACCACCGACGACAACCACTGCGAAAACTACTTACAGCTTCTTTTTTGTGCCTTATGGCACCACCTCCACCACCACTGAACAATCAAGCACTACCGAGAAGGTTGCAAGTAAGCCTATCATTAAGGCTACCAGCAAGGTTGTGGACAACCCTACCAGCAAGGCTGAAAACAACTCTATCATCAAGGCTACTAGCAAAGTTGTTGGCAACCCTACCATGAAGGCTGTAGAGAGCACTACCAGGAAGGCTGCAGCTAAAGCTAGCATTAAGCCTACCAACAAGGCTGTTAAAAGCCTTAGCAGCAGCACGGAGAATAGCAGTACCACCGAGGAGGCTGTCAATAGTACAACTCCCAAACCCAACAACAATACTAAAGCAATTGTCGACATCAATACAAAGTCTGCTAACGCTACTGAAACCCCATTCAAggtgataaacaaaaatggaaCATCCACCGCAAAACCTATTGCAAATCCAAAACCAATTCCAAAGCCAGCTTTACAAAAAAccgaaaagtaa